Proteins from one Impatiens glandulifera chromosome 2, dImpGla2.1, whole genome shotgun sequence genomic window:
- the LOC124925510 gene encoding protein DETOXIFICATION 16-like, which yields MGKEGRNEGIESPLINLGEEEHVNVDVFAEVKKQLYLAGPIVLVNLLIFGLQVISVMFVGHLGELPLSGASMATSFASVTGFSLLVGLGSALDTFCGQSYGAKQYHMLGVHTQRAMLVLLLASIPLALIWFNAGDILAFLGQDPEISAEAGRYARFMIPSIFAYALFQCLIRFLQTQNNVTPMVLIAGFTTFVHIFVCRALVFNLGLGNKGAALANAFSYWINVLLLGIYIRVSPSCKETWTGFSKEALKDVMKYLRLAIPSAVMLCLEIWSFEMMVLLSGLLPNPKLETSVLSISLNTCSLVYMIPMGLSATVSVRVSNELGAGRPRAARLAVCIALFLVAAEGVVVGTIMIVGRRIWGYCYSKEEKVISYVAEMLIFVAGSHFIDGIQSILSGTARGCGWQKIGAFVNLGAYYLIGIPCAAVLAFVFHFGGKGLWVGIIVALFAQALFLAIITLCTNWENEAKKATDRVYDTRIPKEEVS from the exons ATGGGGAAGGAAGGAAGAAATGAAGGAATCGAATCTCCATTGATAAACCTCGGGGAGGAAGAGCATGTGAATGTGGATGTCTTTGCAGAAGTGAAGAAGCAGTTGTATTTAGCAGGACCCATAGTACTGGTCAATTTGTTGATATTTGGGTTGCAGGTTATCTCAGTCATGTTTGTAGGTCATCTTGGCGAGCTTCCTCTTTCTGGTGCATCCATGGCCACTTCCTTTGCTTCTGTTACTGGCTTTAGCCTTCtc GTTGGATTAGGAAGTGCACTGGACACTTTCTGTGGTCAATCCTACGGAGCCAAACAGTACCACATGCTGGGAGTCCACACACAAAGAGCCATGCTTGTTCTGCTTCTAGCCAGTATTCCCCTTGCCTTGATTTGGTTCAATGCAGGCGACATACTAGCATTTTTGGGCCAGGACCCAGAAATCTCAGCCGAGGCAGGGCGCTATGCGCGGTTCATGATCCCCTCCATCTTTGCCTATGCCCTCTTCCAGTGCCTCATTCGGTTCTTGCAGACCCAGAATAACGTCACCCCAATGGTGCTCATTGCTGGCTTCACCACATTTGTCCACATTTTTGTTTGTCGGGCTTTGGTGTTCAATTTGGGGCTTGGAAACAAAGGGGCTGCCTTGGCCAATGCATTTTCATATTGGATTAATGTGCTCTTGTTGGGAATCTACATCAGAGTATCACCTTCTTGTAAGGAGACTTGGACTGGGTTTTCCAAGGAGGCATTGAAAGACGTCATGAAATATCTTAGGCTTGCTATTCCTTCAGCAGTTATGTTATG TTTGGAGATATGGTCATTTGAAATGATGGTTCTTCTATCTGGACTCCTTCCTAATCCCAAACTAGAGACTTCAGTCCTCTCCATAAG CCTTAACACATGCAGTCTGGTATATATGATACCAATGGGACTAAGTGCTACTGTGAG CGTGAGAGTGTCCAATGAATTGGGAGCTGGAAGGCCACGAGCAGCTCGTTTGGCAGTTTGCATAGCATTATTCCTGGTGGCTGCAGAAGGAGTTGTGGTAGGAACAATAATGATAGTGGGGCGCAGGATATGGGGTTATTGTTACAGTAAAGAAGAGAAAGTAATAAGTTATGTAGCAGAAATGTTGATCTTTGTAGCAGGCTCTCACTTCATTGATGGGATTCAGTCCATACTTTCAG GCACTGCTAGAGGATGTGGATGGCAAAAGATAGGAGCTTTTGTTAATTTAGGAGCATACTATCTGATTGGAATACCTTGTGCTGCAGTACTAGCATTTGTCTTTCACTTTGGAGGGAAG GGACTATGGGTTGGAATCATTGTGGCTCTATTCGCTCAAGCATTGTTCCTCGCGATCATCACCTTGTGCACTAATTGGGAGAACGAG GCAAAGAAGGCCACCGATAGAGTATATGATACAAGAATACCTAAAGAAGAAGTATCATAA
- the LOC124924050 gene encoding xylose isomerase isoform X2, with protein MFLQLIYFLSLQVDLFVITLKKMIATKFAILFLCLHVISLLEAAGNPPTCPADNDSKCGDWEGEFFPGIPKIKYEGPLSKNHLAFKWYNAEEEILGKKMKDWMRFSVAFWHTFRATGADPFGAPTKTWPWEDGTNSLDMAKRRLRANFEFIEKLGVEFWCFHDKDIAPDGKTLEETNANLDEVVALAQKLQGKKFHLLWGTAQLFANPRYMHGAATSSELAVYAYAAAQVKKALEVTHYLGGENYVFWGGREGYQTLLNTDMGRELDHQARFLEAAVAHKKKIGFNGTLLLEPKPQEPTKHQYDWDAATTANFLRKYGLIGEFKLNIECNHATLSGHSCHHELETARINGILGSFDANTGDAQTGWDTDQFLTDISEATLIMLTVIRNGGIAPGGFNFDAKLRRESTDVEDLFIAHIVGMDTIARGLRNAAKLIEDGSLPELVRKRYQSFDSELGALIEAGKADFDSLEKVALNSDEPKVPSGKQELAEMIFQSFL; from the exons ATGTTTCTTCAACTTATATACTTCCTCTCCTTGCAGGTTGACTTGTTTGtgataactttaaaaaaaatgatagctACAAAGTTTGCAATTTTGTTTCTATGTCTCCATGTGATCTCCTTGTTAGAG GCTGCTGGAAATCCACCAACATGCCCTGCTGATAATGATAGTAAATGTGGTGATTGGGAAGGAGAGTTTTTCCCAGGAATTCCCAAGATTAAGTATGAG gGGCCTTTGAGTAAGAACCACCTTGCATTCAAGTGGTACAATGCTGAAGAAGAGATCCTTGGGAAGAAAATGAAg GATTGGATGAGGTTCAGTGTCGCATTTTGGCATACTTTTCGTGCGACAGGAGCCGACCCTTTTGGTGCACCCACAAAAACTTGGCCTTGGGAAGATGGTACAAATTCTTTGGATATGGCCAAGAGGAGAT TGAGAGCAAACTTCGAGTTCATTGAGAAACTTGGAGTAGAGTTTTGGTGTTTCCATGACAAGGATATTGCTCCAGATGGCAAAACTCTGGAG GAAACCAATGCTAATTTGGATGAAGTTGTTGCTCTTGCACAAAAGCTCCAG GGAAAGAAATTCCATTTGTTATGGGGAACAGCACAGTTGTTTGCAAATCCTCGTTATATGCATGGTGCTGCAACCAG TTCTGAATTAGCTGTATACGCTTATGCAGCAGCTCAGGTCAAAAAAGCTTTAGAG GTCACCCATTATCTTGGTGGAGAGAATTATGTTTTCTGGGGAGGTCGAGAAGGTTACCAAACACTGTTGAATACTGATATGGGCCGAGAACTTGATCATCAA GCAAGATTTCTCGAAGCAGCTGTTGCCCATAAGAAGAAAATTGGTTTCAATG GAACACTATTACTTGAACCTAAGCCACAAGAACCTACAAAGCATCA GTATGATTGGGATGCTGCAACTACTGCAAATTTCTTGCGGAAGTATGGTCTCATAG GGGAATTCAAACTGAATATCGAATGCAATCATGCTACATTGTCTGGTCATAG CTGCCATCATGAGCTTGAAACAGCAAGAATAAATGGTATACTTGGAAGTTTTGATGCTAACACGGGAGATGCTCAAACTG GATGGGACACTGACCAATTCTTGACAGACATATCTGAAGCAACTTTGATTATGCTCACCGTCATTCGGAAT GGAGGAATTGCCCCAGGGGGGTTCAATTTTGATGCCAAACT ACGAAGAGAAAGTACAGACGTTGAGGACTTATTCATTGCCCATATAGTTGGAATGGATACCATAGCTCGTGGCCTTAGAAATGCAGCTAAGTTGATTGAG GATGGTTCATTGCCTGAGCTTGTTCGAAAGCGGTATCAAAGCTTTGATTCTGAGTTGGGGGCTTTGATAGAG GCTGGGAAAGCTGATTTTGATAGTCTTGAGAAGGTGGCCTTGAATTCCGATGAGCCTAAGGTTCCATCAGGCAAACAG GAACTAGCTGAGATGATTTTCCAATCTTTTCTCTGA
- the LOC124924050 gene encoding xylose isomerase isoform X1: MIATKFAILFLCLHVISLLEVTMAAGNPPTCPADNDSKCGDWEGEFFPGIPKIKYEGPLSKNHLAFKWYNAEEEILGKKMKDWMRFSVAFWHTFRATGADPFGAPTKTWPWEDGTNSLDMAKRRLRANFEFIEKLGVEFWCFHDKDIAPDGKTLEETNANLDEVVALAQKLQGKKFHLLWGTAQLFANPRYMHGAATSSELAVYAYAAAQVKKALEVTHYLGGENYVFWGGREGYQTLLNTDMGRELDHQARFLEAAVAHKKKIGFNGTLLLEPKPQEPTKHQYDWDAATTANFLRKYGLIGEFKLNIECNHATLSGHSCHHELETARINGILGSFDANTGDAQTGWDTDQFLTDISEATLIMLTVIRNGGIAPGGFNFDAKLRRESTDVEDLFIAHIVGMDTIARGLRNAAKLIEDGSLPELVRKRYQSFDSELGALIEAGKADFDSLEKVALNSDEPKVPSGKQELAEMIFQSFL; this comes from the exons atgatagctACAAAGTTTGCAATTTTGTTTCTATGTCTCCATGTGATCTCCTTGTTAGAGGTAACGATG GCTGCTGGAAATCCACCAACATGCCCTGCTGATAATGATAGTAAATGTGGTGATTGGGAAGGAGAGTTTTTCCCAGGAATTCCCAAGATTAAGTATGAG gGGCCTTTGAGTAAGAACCACCTTGCATTCAAGTGGTACAATGCTGAAGAAGAGATCCTTGGGAAGAAAATGAAg GATTGGATGAGGTTCAGTGTCGCATTTTGGCATACTTTTCGTGCGACAGGAGCCGACCCTTTTGGTGCACCCACAAAAACTTGGCCTTGGGAAGATGGTACAAATTCTTTGGATATGGCCAAGAGGAGAT TGAGAGCAAACTTCGAGTTCATTGAGAAACTTGGAGTAGAGTTTTGGTGTTTCCATGACAAGGATATTGCTCCAGATGGCAAAACTCTGGAG GAAACCAATGCTAATTTGGATGAAGTTGTTGCTCTTGCACAAAAGCTCCAG GGAAAGAAATTCCATTTGTTATGGGGAACAGCACAGTTGTTTGCAAATCCTCGTTATATGCATGGTGCTGCAACCAG TTCTGAATTAGCTGTATACGCTTATGCAGCAGCTCAGGTCAAAAAAGCTTTAGAG GTCACCCATTATCTTGGTGGAGAGAATTATGTTTTCTGGGGAGGTCGAGAAGGTTACCAAACACTGTTGAATACTGATATGGGCCGAGAACTTGATCATCAA GCAAGATTTCTCGAAGCAGCTGTTGCCCATAAGAAGAAAATTGGTTTCAATG GAACACTATTACTTGAACCTAAGCCACAAGAACCTACAAAGCATCA GTATGATTGGGATGCTGCAACTACTGCAAATTTCTTGCGGAAGTATGGTCTCATAG GGGAATTCAAACTGAATATCGAATGCAATCATGCTACATTGTCTGGTCATAG CTGCCATCATGAGCTTGAAACAGCAAGAATAAATGGTATACTTGGAAGTTTTGATGCTAACACGGGAGATGCTCAAACTG GATGGGACACTGACCAATTCTTGACAGACATATCTGAAGCAACTTTGATTATGCTCACCGTCATTCGGAAT GGAGGAATTGCCCCAGGGGGGTTCAATTTTGATGCCAAACT ACGAAGAGAAAGTACAGACGTTGAGGACTTATTCATTGCCCATATAGTTGGAATGGATACCATAGCTCGTGGCCTTAGAAATGCAGCTAAGTTGATTGAG GATGGTTCATTGCCTGAGCTTGTTCGAAAGCGGTATCAAAGCTTTGATTCTGAGTTGGGGGCTTTGATAGAG GCTGGGAAAGCTGATTTTGATAGTCTTGAGAAGGTGGCCTTGAATTCCGATGAGCCTAAGGTTCCATCAGGCAAACAG GAACTAGCTGAGATGATTTTCCAATCTTTTCTCTGA
- the LOC124925889 gene encoding ADP-ribosylation factor 1 isoform X1, with protein MGIMFTKLFSSLFGNKEARILVLGLDNAGKTTILYRLQMGEVVSTIPTIGFNVETVQYNNIKFQVWDLGGQTSIRPYWRCYFPNTQAIIYVVDSSDTDRLAIAKEEFHAILEEEELKGAVVLIFANKQDLPGALDDASITEALELHKIKSRQWSIFKTSAIKGEGLFQGLDWLSNTLKSGGG; from the exons ATGGGTATTATGTTCACTAAGTTGTTCTCTTCTCTTTTCGGTAACAAGGAAGCTCGGATCCTCGTTTTGGGTCTTGATAATGCCGGAAAAACCACGATTCTAT ATCGGCTGCAGATGGGTGAAGTTGTGTCCACAATTCCAA CAATTGGGTTCAATGTGGAGACtgttcaatataataatataaagtttCAAGTTTGGGATCTTG GTGGTCAAACGAGTATCAG GCCGTATTGGAGATGTTATTTTCCTAATACTCAAGCTATAATCTATGTTGTGGATTCAAGTGACACTGATAGATTGGCAATTGCTAAAGAGGAGTTTCATGCGATCCTCGAG GAAGAAGAGTTGAAAGGTGCTGTTGTTCTCATATTTGCGAACAAACAG GATCTTCCAGGGGCACTAGACGATGCATCAATCACAGAAGCCTTGGAGCTGCACAAGATTAAAAGCAGGCAATGGTCTATTTTCAAGACCTCTGCTATTAAGGGAGAAGGCCTATTTCAAGGGTTGGATTG GTTGAGCAATACTCTGAAATCTGGAGGAGGTTAA
- the LOC124925889 gene encoding ADP-ribosylation factor 1 isoform X2, translated as MPEKPRFYIGCRWVKLCPQFQVAIGFNVETVQYNNIKFQVWDLGGQTSIRPYWRCYFPNTQAIIYVVDSSDTDRLAIAKEEFHAILEEEELKGAVVLIFANKQDLPGALDDASITEALELHKIKSRQWSIFKTSAIKGEGLFQGLDWLSNTLKSGGG; from the exons ATGCCGGAAAAACCACGATTCTAT ATCGGCTGCAGATGGGTGAAGTTGTGTCCACAATTCCAAGTTG CAATTGGGTTCAATGTGGAGACtgttcaatataataatataaagtttCAAGTTTGGGATCTTG GTGGTCAAACGAGTATCAG GCCGTATTGGAGATGTTATTTTCCTAATACTCAAGCTATAATCTATGTTGTGGATTCAAGTGACACTGATAGATTGGCAATTGCTAAAGAGGAGTTTCATGCGATCCTCGAG GAAGAAGAGTTGAAAGGTGCTGTTGTTCTCATATTTGCGAACAAACAG GATCTTCCAGGGGCACTAGACGATGCATCAATCACAGAAGCCTTGGAGCTGCACAAGATTAAAAGCAGGCAATGGTCTATTTTCAAGACCTCTGCTATTAAGGGAGAAGGCCTATTTCAAGGGTTGGATTG GTTGAGCAATACTCTGAAATCTGGAGGAGGTTAA
- the LOC124928027 gene encoding protein GLUTAMINE DUMPER 2, translating to MTTTGAESFTAFHSPDESAAPASYPARSSSQHSSVAYLFGGLASMVGLIGLAILILACSYWKLSGRFEEEEEDGDGDGGQLDRVELGLGGEKKNDDGLFENKILVIMAGDNKPTFIATPSTSRASSFGSHGGGSSTAEDTPPPPGDEDKSRDDLVCLETVGGDHRNP from the coding sequence atgacgACGACGGGAGCAGAATCATTCACGGCGTTTCATTCACCGGACGAATCGGCGGCGCCGGCGAGTTATCCGGCGAGGTCGTCGTCGCAGCACTCGTCGGTGGCATACCTTTTCGGTGGACTAGCATCTATGGTAGGGTTAATAGGTTTGGCTATTCTCATTCTGGCTTGTTCTTATTGGAAACTTTCCGGCcggtttgaagaagaagaagaagacggaGACGGCGACGGTGGACAGTTAGATCGTGTAGAGCTGGGATTGGGAGGagagaagaaaaatgatgatggattatttgaaaataagattTTGGTGATTATGGCTGGGGATAACAAACCCACGTTTATAGCCACGCCGAGTACTAGCCGAGCTTCATCTTTCGGTAGCCACGGTGGCGGCTCCTCTACGGCTGAAGATACGCCGCCGCCACCGGGAGATGAAGACAAGTCGAGGGATGATCTGGTGTGTTTAGAGACAGTTGGCGGAGATCATCGCAAcccttga